Proteins from a single region of Deinococcus yavapaiensis KR-236:
- a CDS encoding ABC transporter permease, giving the protein MTERLSSNAATPPTGPNLLTRLLRAREASLVLILLVLVGTTAALNSRFLSAQSLRDLALNVAIVALVVVGQTLVLLMKHVDLSVSSVLGLTAFLSGSLFVTHPNLPVPLAFLAGIGIGALLGVVNGLLVAYGKVPALVATLGTLYVFRGVDYAIVHGGQITASNLPAAFSTFASGAVLGVPFLVLLVLAVMIAFSVYLRSYRSGREYYAVGSNVDAAVLAGIDVNRRVLTGFVLSGAIAGLAGVLYLARFGTVDAAAGSGIELQVIAAAVVGGVAITGGVGTIAGAGIGALLLGVIGSALVALRAPAFWQQAIQGALLLLAISVDIILAKRAARAMQERSHR; this is encoded by the coding sequence GTGACCGAGCGGCTCTCCAGCAACGCGGCCACGCCGCCTACCGGCCCGAACCTGCTCACCCGCCTTCTGCGGGCCCGCGAAGCCAGCCTCGTCTTGATTCTGCTGGTCCTCGTCGGCACGACGGCCGCGCTCAATTCGCGCTTCCTGAGCGCGCAAAGCTTGCGTGACCTCGCGCTCAACGTCGCCATCGTCGCGCTCGTCGTGGTCGGCCAGACGCTCGTGCTGCTCATGAAGCACGTGGACCTCAGCGTCAGCAGCGTCCTTGGACTCACCGCCTTCCTGTCCGGCTCGCTGTTCGTCACGCACCCGAACTTGCCCGTCCCGCTCGCGTTCCTGGCGGGAATCGGCATCGGCGCGCTGCTCGGCGTGGTCAACGGCTTGCTCGTCGCGTACGGCAAGGTCCCCGCGCTCGTCGCGACGCTCGGCACGCTCTACGTCTTCCGAGGCGTGGATTACGCCATCGTGCACGGCGGTCAAATCACCGCCAGCAACCTCCCGGCGGCCTTCAGCACCTTCGCGAGCGGCGCCGTCCTCGGCGTGCCGTTCCTCGTGCTGCTCGTGCTGGCCGTGATGATCGCGTTCAGCGTCTACCTGCGCTCGTACCGCTCGGGCCGCGAGTACTACGCGGTCGGAAGCAACGTCGACGCGGCCGTCCTCGCGGGCATCGACGTGAATCGCCGCGTCCTGACGGGCTTCGTCCTGTCGGGCGCCATCGCGGGGCTCGCCGGAGTCTTGTACCTCGCGCGCTTCGGAACGGTGGACGCCGCCGCCGGGTCGGGCATCGAGTTGCAGGTGATCGCGGCGGCCGTCGTGGGCGGCGTCGCCATCACGGGCGGCGTCGGGACCATCGCCGGGGCGGGCATCGGCGCGTTGCTGCTCGGCGTGATCGGAAGCGCCCTCGTCGCGCTGCGCGCCCCCGCCTTTTGGCAGCAAGCCATTCAAGGCGCGCTGCTGCTCCTCGCCATCAGCGTCGACATCATCCTCGCCAAGCGGGCGGCCCGCGCCATGCAAGAAAGGAGCCACCGTTGA
- a CDS encoding sugar ABC transporter ATP-binding protein, with amino-acid sequence MTDAPILSLSHASKSFGPVRALVDVSLDLYGGEAHALLGENGAGKSTLVKILAGVHRADGGELRVDAQPRVFHNPAEARDAGVAVIYQEPTLFPDLSIAENVLMGRQPLKGGRIHHPAMRARVAEILRDLVVPLDPARPVRGLSIADQQIVEIAKALSFQARVLIMDEPTAALTGQETERLFRVVRALRARGAAVLFITHRLEEAFAECQRLTIMRDGRWVDSGLTETYTVDRVVRGMVGRDVSDLYPKVPVQLGEVALDVRNLTRRGVFRDVSFTVRKGEIVGLAGLVGAGRSEVARAIFGIDPRDAGEVRVNGRPVPPLDTNAAMKAGIGLVPEDRRQQGLVMDMSIERNATLAVLKDLRKGFLMDRAREYQTASDWTSKLRLKAHRLTDAVSTLSGGNQQKVVLAKWLATGPSVLLVDEPTRGVDVGAKAEVHRTLAELAASGLAVVMISSDLPEVLGMADRILVMREGELVGEVARENASEEAVMYLATGQRPVIGGAA; translated from the coding sequence TTGACTGACGCGCCCATCCTCTCGCTCTCGCACGCCAGCAAGAGCTTCGGACCCGTTCGCGCCCTCGTCGATGTCAGCCTCGACTTGTACGGCGGCGAAGCGCACGCGCTGCTCGGCGAGAACGGCGCGGGCAAAAGCACCCTCGTCAAGATCCTCGCGGGCGTCCACCGCGCCGACGGAGGCGAACTACGCGTCGACGCCCAACCGCGCGTGTTCCACAATCCCGCCGAGGCGCGCGACGCGGGCGTCGCCGTCATCTACCAAGAGCCCACGCTCTTTCCGGACCTCAGCATCGCCGAGAACGTCTTGATGGGACGCCAACCCTTGAAAGGCGGCCGCATCCACCATCCAGCCATGCGCGCCCGAGTCGCCGAGATTCTGCGCGACCTCGTCGTGCCCCTCGACCCGGCCAGACCCGTGCGCGGCCTCAGCATCGCCGATCAGCAAATCGTCGAGATCGCCAAGGCCCTGTCCTTCCAAGCGCGCGTCCTCATCATGGACGAGCCGACGGCGGCGCTCACGGGACAAGAAACTGAGCGACTTTTCCGCGTCGTTCGCGCTTTGCGCGCCCGAGGCGCGGCCGTACTGTTCATCACGCACCGCTTGGAGGAAGCGTTCGCCGAGTGCCAGCGCCTCACCATCATGCGTGACGGACGCTGGGTGGATTCCGGTCTCACCGAGACGTACACCGTCGACCGGGTCGTGCGCGGCATGGTCGGACGCGACGTCAGCGACTTGTACCCCAAAGTGCCCGTGCAACTCGGCGAAGTCGCCCTCGACGTCCGGAACCTCACTCGTCGCGGCGTGTTCCGCGACGTCAGCTTCACCGTTCGCAAAGGCGAAATCGTCGGGCTGGCGGGCTTGGTCGGCGCGGGCCGCAGCGAAGTCGCGCGCGCCATTTTCGGCATCGATCCGCGTGACGCGGGCGAAGTCCGCGTGAACGGGCGGCCCGTGCCGCCGCTCGACACGAACGCCGCCATGAAGGCGGGGATCGGCCTCGTTCCCGAAGATCGGCGTCAGCAAGGCCTCGTGATGGACATGAGCATCGAGCGCAACGCCACCCTCGCCGTGCTCAAGGACTTGCGCAAAGGCTTCTTGATGGACCGCGCGCGCGAGTACCAAACCGCGAGCGACTGGACGAGCAAACTGCGCCTCAAGGCGCACCGCCTCACGGACGCCGTCAGCACCCTCTCGGGCGGCAATCAGCAAAAGGTCGTGCTCGCCAAGTGGCTCGCGACCGGCCCGAGCGTCCTGCTCGTAGACGAACCCACGCGCGGCGTGGACGTCGGCGCCAAAGCTGAAGTGCACCGCACGCTCGCCGAACTCGCCGCCAGCGGTCTGGCCGTCGTCATGATCAGCTCCGACCTTCCGGAAGTGCTCGGCATGGCCGACCGCATCCTCGTGATGCGCGAAGGCGAACTCGTCGGGGAAGTGGCGCGCGAAAACGCGTCCGAAGAAGCCGTGATGTACCTCGCGACCGGGCAGCGACCCGTCATCGGGGGCGCGGCGTGA
- a CDS encoding L-rhamnose mutarotase, with the protein MSSDSPPITSQRVCFLLHVKPERLDEYKARHANVWPDMLEALRETGWHNYSLFLRADGLLVGYFETPDLPAALQGMRQREVNDRWQAEMASFFIDLGGKHPDEGFLRLEEVFHLD; encoded by the coding sequence GTGTCGTCCGATTCGCCCCCTATAACTTCACAACGCGTGTGCTTTTTGCTTCACGTCAAACCCGAGCGTCTCGACGAGTACAAAGCGCGTCACGCCAACGTCTGGCCCGACATGCTCGAAGCGCTGCGAGAAACCGGCTGGCACAACTACTCGCTGTTTCTTCGCGCGGACGGCCTGCTCGTCGGGTACTTCGAAACGCCCGACTTGCCAGCCGCGCTTCAAGGCATGCGCCAACGGGAAGTCAACGACCGCTGGCAAGCCGAGATGGCCTCCTTTTTCATCGATTTGGGCGGCAAACACCCGGACGAAGGATTCTTGCGGCTGGAGGAGGTGTTCCACCTTGACTGA
- a CDS encoding DeoR/GlpR family DNA-binding transcription regulator — protein MSVASEALKLTGERQHLILRRALAERIIKIKDLAAELGVHEMTIRRDLDALAEQGLLERVHGGARVKDKTSEELSHHLRAAKNTEAKARIARAALDLIQDGDVVALDASTTALALAAILHARNVTAIVTGLDAANILAASGVSFLMVGGNFHAPARSFVGAFFMDTMRRLHPDKVFFSAKAYSVETGFTDPHLPEVGAKQTLISSGGTRIALLDASKLGRRALATIATLSEVDVLVTDAAPSDDVRAAIEAADIKLVIAQEEP, from the coding sequence ATGAGCGTGGCCAGCGAAGCGCTCAAACTTACTGGGGAACGCCAGCACCTCATCTTGCGGCGCGCCCTCGCCGAGCGAATCATCAAAATCAAAGACCTCGCCGCCGAACTCGGCGTGCACGAGATGACCATTCGCCGCGACCTCGACGCCCTCGCCGAGCAAGGCCTCTTGGAGCGCGTGCACGGCGGCGCGCGCGTCAAGGACAAGACCAGCGAGGAACTCAGCCATCACCTGCGCGCCGCGAAGAACACGGAGGCCAAGGCGCGCATCGCGCGCGCCGCCCTCGACCTCATTCAAGACGGCGACGTCGTCGCGCTCGACGCCAGCACCACCGCCCTGGCCCTCGCCGCGATTTTACACGCCCGCAACGTCACGGCGATCGTCACGGGCCTCGACGCCGCCAACATCCTCGCCGCAAGCGGCGTGAGCTTCTTGATGGTCGGCGGCAACTTTCACGCGCCTGCCCGCTCCTTCGTCGGAGCGTTCTTCATGGACACCATGCGCCGCCTCCATCCGGACAAAGTCTTCTTCTCGGCCAAAGCCTACTCGGTCGAGACGGGCTTCACCGATCCGCACCTGCCCGAAGTCGGCGCCAAGCAAACCTTGATCTCGTCGGGCGGCACCCGCATCGCCCTGCTCGACGCCAGCAAGCTCGGTCGCCGCGCCCTCGCCACCATCGCCACCCTCTCGGAAGTCGACGTGCTCGTCACGGACGCCGCGCCTTCCGACGACGTCCGCGCCGCCATCGAAGCGGCCGACATCAAGCTCGTCATCGCTCAGGAGGAACCGTGA
- the rhaI gene encoding L-rhamnose isomerase: MNTTYFFAALDRQRVETPSWGYGNSGTRFKTFAAPGAARDVREKIEDASEVHRLTGIAPSVALHIPWDEVDDYTQLRAFAEDRGVTLGAINPNVFQDDAYKLGSIAHPDAGVRAKALDHLLGCVEIMKQTGSRDLSLWFADGTNYAGQDDLRARKRRVREALRQVHDALPEGARMLVEYKLFEPAFYATDLFDWGAAYAHCLAVGSKAQVLVDLGHHAQSVNIEQIVAFLLDEGRLGGFHFNARRYADDDLIVGTTNPFELFCIYAELVAAERSGDDVTRATAQNVAYMIDQSHNIEPKVEAMLQSVLNCQEAYAKALLIDFDRLADAQTAGDVLEAHRTLTDAFRTDVRPRLAEWRRARNLPEDPIQAHRASGYQEKVARERGLAVAGGGFPVKS, from the coding sequence GTGAACACGACCTACTTCTTCGCCGCCCTCGACCGTCAGCGCGTCGAAACGCCCAGCTGGGGTTACGGCAACTCCGGCACGCGCTTCAAGACCTTCGCCGCTCCCGGCGCCGCCCGCGACGTGCGCGAAAAGATCGAGGACGCCTCGGAAGTGCACCGCCTCACCGGCATCGCGCCGAGCGTCGCCCTGCACATTCCCTGGGACGAAGTCGACGATTACACGCAGTTGCGCGCCTTCGCCGAGGACCGGGGCGTGACGCTCGGCGCGATCAACCCGAACGTCTTTCAAGACGACGCGTACAAGCTGGGCTCCATCGCGCACCCTGACGCGGGCGTGCGCGCCAAGGCCCTCGACCACCTTCTCGGCTGCGTCGAGATCATGAAGCAGACGGGCTCGCGAGACCTCTCCTTGTGGTTCGCCGACGGCACGAACTACGCGGGGCAAGACGATTTGCGCGCCCGAAAGAGGCGCGTGCGCGAGGCCTTGCGGCAAGTGCACGACGCCCTGCCGGAAGGCGCGCGGATGCTCGTGGAGTACAAGCTGTTCGAGCCCGCCTTCTACGCCACCGACCTGTTCGACTGGGGCGCGGCGTACGCGCATTGCCTCGCCGTCGGAAGCAAGGCGCAAGTGCTCGTCGACCTCGGGCACCACGCCCAAAGCGTGAACATCGAGCAGATCGTCGCGTTCCTCCTCGACGAAGGGCGCCTCGGCGGCTTTCACTTCAACGCGCGCCGCTACGCCGACGACGACCTCATCGTCGGCACCACCAACCCCTTCGAGCTCTTCTGCATCTACGCCGAGCTCGTCGCCGCCGAGCGATCCGGCGATGACGTCACGCGTGCCACCGCCCAGAACGTGGCGTACATGATCGACCAAAGCCACAACATCGAGCCGAAGGTCGAAGCGATGCTGCAGTCGGTGCTGAACTGCCAAGAAGCGTACGCCAAGGCCCTCCTGATCGACTTCGACCGTCTCGCCGACGCGCAAACGGCGGGCGACGTGCTCGAAGCGCACCGCACCCTCACCGACGCTTTTCGCACCGACGTTCGCCCGCGCCTCGCCGAGTGGCGCCGCGCGAGGAACCTTCCCGAAGACCCCATCCAAGCGCACCGAGCGAGCGGCTACCAAGAGAAGGTGGCGCGCGAGCGCGGTCTGGCCGTCGCCGGAGGCGGCTTTCCCGTCAAAAGCTGA
- a CDS encoding bifunctional aldolase/short-chain dehydrogenase: MTATESKSTLPANLWNDADAPSSDGLAALTYRSRLLGADRTLVNIFGGNTSTKSVERDHLGRDVTVLWVKGSGSDIASITERGFAGLKLDEVLPLFERPSMTDEEMTSFLERTVFEPGRPRQSIETLLHAFVPAKHVDHTHPDAIISIACAPNGEEIMREIYGERAAWVPYIRPGFTLSKQIGEAVRDNPHLECVVMGKHGLVTWGDTARESYETTLRIIGEAQAYLDQRREAHPFGGGVVTSLDDETRARLLSRLLPVLRGAMKGDRPVILNVDTSAEVMEFVNSRDAKVLSGIGAACPDHLVHTKRVPLFLDWTPEQGEEALLDIARQSVSAFKLEYKHYFEQHRGPGDKMFSSAPRVTLVPGVGMITSGFDAALADVSRQLYLRAIQVMKGATSLGGFVSLTPAESYAVEYWPLELYKLAQKPAPKTLEGHVAFVTGAASGIGRAIARRLAADGAHVVIADLNADGGRQVAEEITAERGYRRATSVGMNVTSEEQVAAAYQTAVLAYGGVDIVVNNAGIASSAPIEETSLDMWNKNQSILSTGYFLVAREAFKILKAQGVGGNLVFIGSKNSLAAGKNAAAYSAAKAAEVHLARCLAEEGGASGIRVNSVLPDSVLSGSAIWDGKWRAERAATYGIREDQLEEFYRQRNTLKVNILPEDIAEAVYFFATPAASKTTGGILTVDGGVPIAYVR; encoded by the coding sequence ATGACCGCCACCGAATCCAAGTCGACCCTGCCTGCCAACCTCTGGAACGACGCCGACGCGCCCAGCAGCGACGGCCTCGCCGCGCTCACCTATCGCTCGCGCCTGCTCGGCGCGGACCGCACCCTCGTCAACATCTTCGGAGGCAACACCTCCACCAAGAGCGTCGAACGCGATCACCTCGGGCGCGACGTGACGGTGTTGTGGGTGAAGGGCAGCGGTTCGGACATCGCGAGCATCACCGAGCGAGGCTTCGCGGGCCTCAAGCTCGACGAAGTGCTGCCCCTCTTCGAACGCCCCAGCATGACCGACGAGGAAATGACGTCGTTCCTGGAACGCACCGTCTTCGAGCCGGGCCGTCCCAGGCAATCCATCGAGACCCTGCTGCACGCCTTCGTGCCCGCCAAGCACGTCGACCACACCCACCCCGACGCCATCATCTCGATCGCCTGCGCGCCGAACGGCGAAGAGATCATGCGCGAAATCTACGGTGAGCGCGCCGCGTGGGTGCCGTACATCCGCCCGGGCTTCACCTTGTCGAAGCAAATCGGCGAGGCCGTCCGCGACAACCCCCATCTGGAGTGCGTCGTGATGGGCAAGCACGGCCTCGTCACGTGGGGCGACACCGCGCGCGAAAGTTACGAGACGACGCTGCGCATCATCGGCGAAGCGCAAGCGTACCTCGATCAGCGTCGAGAAGCGCATCCCTTCGGCGGTGGAGTCGTGACGTCGCTCGACGACGAGACGCGCGCGCGTCTGTTGTCACGCTTGCTGCCCGTGCTGCGCGGCGCGATGAAAGGCGACCGACCCGTCATCCTGAACGTCGACACGAGCGCGGAGGTCATGGAGTTCGTGAACAGCCGTGACGCGAAAGTCCTCAGCGGAATCGGCGCGGCTTGCCCGGATCACCTCGTGCACACCAAGCGCGTGCCGCTCTTCCTCGACTGGACGCCCGAGCAAGGCGAGGAAGCCTTGCTGGACATCGCTCGGCAGAGCGTCTCGGCCTTCAAGCTGGAGTACAAGCACTACTTCGAGCAGCACCGCGGGCCCGGCGACAAGATGTTCTCGTCCGCGCCGCGCGTGACGCTCGTGCCCGGCGTCGGCATGATCACTTCCGGCTTCGACGCGGCCCTCGCCGACGTGAGCCGCCAACTGTACTTGCGCGCGATTCAAGTCATGAAGGGAGCGACGAGTCTCGGCGGCTTCGTGAGCCTCACACCCGCCGAAAGCTACGCCGTCGAGTACTGGCCGCTCGAACTGTACAAGCTCGCCCAGAAGCCCGCGCCGAAGACGCTCGAAGGGCACGTCGCCTTCGTGACGGGCGCGGCGAGCGGCATCGGCCGCGCCATCGCCCGCCGCCTCGCCGCCGACGGCGCCCACGTCGTCATCGCCGACCTCAACGCCGACGGTGGACGGCAAGTCGCCGAGGAAATCACGGCGGAGCGCGGATACCGGCGCGCCACGAGCGTCGGCATGAACGTCACCAGCGAAGAGCAAGTCGCGGCGGCGTACCAAACGGCCGTCCTCGCGTACGGCGGCGTCGACATCGTCGTGAACAACGCGGGCATCGCCTCGAGCGCGCCCATCGAGGAGACGTCGCTCGACATGTGGAACAAGAACCAGTCGATCCTCTCGACCGGGTACTTTCTCGTCGCCCGCGAAGCCTTCAAAATCCTCAAGGCGCAAGGCGTCGGCGGAAACCTCGTCTTCATCGGCAGCAAGAACTCGCTGGCGGCCGGGAAGAACGCCGCCGCGTACAGCGCCGCCAAAGCGGCCGAAGTACACCTCGCGCGTTGTCTCGCCGAGGAAGGCGGCGCGTCCGGCATTCGCGTGAACTCGGTGCTGCCCGACTCCGTCTTGTCCGGCTCGGCCATCTGGGACGGCAAGTGGCGCGCCGAGCGCGCCGCCACGTACGGCATTCGCGAAGATCAACTCGAGGAGTTCTACCGCCAACGCAACACCCTCAAAGTCAACATCCTGCCCGAAGACATCGCCGAGGCGGTGTACTTCTTCGCGACGCCCGCCGCGAGCAAGACGACGGGCGGCATCCTCACCGTGGACGGCGGGGTGCCGATCGCTTATGTCCGCTGA
- a CDS encoding rhamnulokinase — protein sequence MSADAWHVAVDLGASGGRVAMGRVVDGQLDIEMLHRFPNGPVLVPWRGQARLYWDVLGLWKEVLHGLALAGRRAASLGGRVVSVGVDSWAVDFALLDADGVLLDGVHHYRSARNDGVMKRAFETHPADVLYAKTGVQFLPFNTLYQLLASKHDAPGVLARARTLLMVPDLLHFWLSGRAVCERTNASTTQFYDPRTRQWSSEVLRAFDLPEGILPDIVEPGADLGELLPVIAEATGLHGARVIAPASHDTASAVVAAPLTDENAAYISSGTWSLVGAELSRPVLSKEALEANFTNEGGVDGTTRFLKNVMGLWIVQECRRAWADVDFATLANEAEVAEGGAIVDVDDPRFLPPGDDMPERVKALCRETRQRVPETRGEIARVVFESLAATYARVLGELERVTGRTVSTVHVVGGGSLNRPLCQWTANATRKTVVAGPIDATLVGNLLLQARASGTSGAVTPREVVARTFAVHVYEPANSAVRA from the coding sequence ATGTCCGCTGACGCTTGGCACGTCGCGGTGGACCTCGGCGCTTCCGGCGGACGCGTCGCCATGGGACGCGTTGTGGACGGGCAGCTCGACATCGAGATGCTGCACCGCTTTCCGAACGGTCCCGTCCTCGTGCCGTGGCGCGGTCAAGCTCGCTTGTACTGGGACGTCCTGGGGCTGTGGAAGGAAGTTCTGCACGGCCTCGCCCTCGCCGGACGCCGCGCGGCGAGCCTCGGCGGACGTGTGGTCTCGGTCGGCGTGGACTCGTGGGCGGTGGACTTCGCCTTGCTCGACGCGGACGGCGTGCTGCTCGACGGAGTGCACCACTACCGCAGCGCGCGCAACGACGGCGTGATGAAACGGGCGTTCGAAACGCATCCGGCCGACGTCCTGTACGCGAAGACGGGCGTGCAGTTCCTGCCGTTCAACACCCTGTACCAATTGCTGGCGTCGAAGCACGACGCTCCGGGGGTCTTGGCGCGGGCGCGCACCTTGCTGATGGTGCCCGACCTGCTGCACTTCTGGCTGTCGGGCCGCGCCGTGTGCGAGCGCACGAACGCCAGCACCACGCAATTCTACGATCCGCGTACGCGCCAATGGTCGAGCGAGGTGCTGCGCGCCTTCGACCTTCCCGAAGGCATCCTGCCCGACATCGTCGAGCCGGGCGCCGACCTCGGCGAGCTTCTGCCCGTGATCGCCGAGGCCACGGGCCTGCACGGGGCGCGCGTCATCGCGCCCGCTTCGCACGACACGGCGTCGGCCGTCGTCGCCGCGCCCTTGACGGACGAGAACGCCGCGTACATCTCGAGCGGCACGTGGAGCCTCGTCGGAGCGGAGCTTTCGCGGCCCGTCTTGTCGAAAGAAGCGCTCGAGGCGAACTTCACGAACGAAGGCGGCGTGGACGGCACGACACGCTTTCTCAAGAACGTCATGGGCCTGTGGATCGTGCAGGAATGTCGCCGCGCTTGGGCGGACGTGGACTTCGCGACCCTCGCCAACGAAGCGGAAGTCGCCGAGGGCGGCGCGATCGTCGACGTGGACGATCCTCGCTTCCTGCCGCCCGGCGACGACATGCCCGAACGCGTGAAGGCACTGTGCCGTGAAACGAGACAGCGCGTGCCCGAAACTCGCGGAGAAATCGCCCGCGTGGTGTTCGAGAGCCTCGCGGCGACGTACGCGCGAGTCCTCGGCGAATTGGAACGCGTCACGGGCCGAACGGTGTCCACGGTACACGTCGTGGGCGGCGGGTCGCTCAATCGCCCGTTGTGCCAATGGACGGCGAACGCCACGCGCAAAACGGTCGTCGCCGGACCGATCGACGCGACGCTCGTCGGAAATCTGCTCTTGCAAGCTCGCGCGAGCGGAACTTCGGGCGCTGTGACGCCCCGAGAAGTCGTCGCGCGCACGTTCGCCGTGCACGTGTACGAACCGGCGAATTCGGCGGTTCGGGCATGA
- a CDS encoding (Fe-S)-binding protein: MNVDLFITCLNDALFPRTGEATVRLLERLGCDVRFNAAQTCCGQMHFNSGYQEDALKLVRHFVETFRDAEVVVAPSGSCVGMVRDLYVKAAEWAGDETLLREVRLLAPRVFELSEFLVHHLGVEDVGAYYPHRVTYHQTCHAMRVLRVGDAPLKLLQNVRGLMLVALPNVEQCCGFGGTFSVKNADTSTAMLADKVQNVLSTDVEACTAGDNSCLMHIGGGLSRLRSGTRVVHLAEILASTEQEVFA; this comes from the coding sequence TTGAACGTCGATCTTTTCATCACTTGCCTCAACGACGCCCTCTTTCCCCGCACGGGCGAAGCGACCGTGCGACTTTTGGAGCGCCTCGGGTGCGACGTGCGCTTCAACGCCGCGCAGACGTGCTGCGGGCAGATGCACTTCAATTCCGGCTATCAAGAAGACGCCCTCAAGCTCGTGCGGCACTTCGTGGAGACGTTTCGCGACGCCGAAGTCGTCGTGGCGCCCAGCGGGTCGTGCGTCGGCATGGTCCGCGACTTGTACGTCAAGGCCGCCGAGTGGGCCGGAGACGAAACGCTGCTGCGTGAAGTTCGCCTGCTCGCTCCGCGCGTGTTCGAACTCAGCGAATTCCTCGTGCATCACCTCGGCGTCGAGGACGTCGGCGCGTACTACCCGCACCGCGTCACGTACCACCAGACGTGCCACGCCATGCGCGTTCTGCGCGTCGGGGACGCTCCCTTGAAGTTGCTGCAAAACGTGCGCGGCCTAATGCTCGTGGCGTTGCCGAACGTCGAGCAGTGTTGCGGCTTCGGCGGAACGTTCAGCGTGAAGAACGCCGACACCAGCACCGCCATGCTCGCCGACAAAGTGCAGAACGTGTTGAGCACGGACGTCGAAGCCTGCACCGCCGGGGACAACTCGTGCCTCATGCACATCGGCGGCGGCCTTTCGAGGCTTCGAAGCGGCACGCGGGTCGTGCATCTCGCCGAGATCCTCGCCAGCACGGAACAGGAGGTGTTCGCGTGA
- a CDS encoding LutB/LldF family L-lactate oxidation iron-sulfur protein produces MSAGGIKPKTTFQQAAKVTLANSQMRRNLRHATTTIRDKRLRTVAELPDWEALRDEGARIKDHVLANLGEYLLDLEASVKRRGGHVHWARDAEEAREIVAKIAASHGAREVIKVKSISTDEIELNAALERHGIRAIETDLAELIVQLADDRPSHILVPAIHKGRAEIRDLFRAKLGAELLTDDPKHLAEAARVYLREKFLTTKVAVSGANFAVAESGTVCVVESEGNGRMCVTLPDVLISVMGIEKVLPTWQDAAVFLRLLPRSSTAERMNPYTSFWSGVTEGDGPQEFHLVLLDNGRTDVLADDVGRQTLRCIRCSACLNVCPVYERTGGHAYGSVYPGPIGAILTPQLLHLEDKNANTLPWASSLCGACYDACPVKINIPEVLLYLRGKINEAKPLSAEAVAFKTVAWVMAEPHRFEGALKLARTGQGPLVKDGAIHALPGLLSGWTDARDLPAFPKQSFREWWRASRER; encoded by the coding sequence GTGAGCGCCGGGGGCATCAAACCCAAGACGACCTTCCAACAGGCCGCCAAAGTCACGCTGGCCAACTCGCAGATGCGCCGCAACCTCCGTCACGCCACGACGACCATTCGCGACAAGCGCCTGCGTACCGTGGCGGAGTTGCCCGATTGGGAAGCGCTTCGCGACGAGGGCGCGCGAATCAAGGACCACGTCCTCGCGAATCTCGGCGAGTACCTGCTGGATCTCGAGGCGTCCGTGAAGCGCCGAGGCGGACACGTGCACTGGGCGCGCGACGCCGAGGAGGCGCGCGAGATCGTCGCGAAGATCGCCGCGTCGCACGGCGCGCGCGAAGTCATCAAGGTCAAGAGCATCTCCACCGACGAGATCGAACTCAACGCCGCGCTCGAACGCCACGGTATTCGCGCCATCGAAACGGACCTCGCCGAGCTCATCGTGCAACTCGCCGACGATCGCCCCAGTCACATCCTCGTACCCGCCATTCACAAAGGCCGCGCGGAGATTCGCGATCTCTTTCGAGCCAAGCTCGGCGCGGAGTTGCTCACCGACGACCCGAAGCACCTCGCGGAAGCGGCGCGCGTGTACTTGCGCGAGAAGTTCCTGACGACGAAGGTCGCGGTGTCGGGCGCCAACTTCGCCGTGGCCGAGAGCGGCACGGTGTGCGTCGTGGAATCCGAGGGCAACGGGCGCATGTGCGTCACGCTGCCCGACGTGCTGATCAGCGTGATGGGCATCGAGAAGGTGCTGCCGACCTGGCAGGACGCGGCGGTGTTCCTGCGCCTGTTGCCGAGAAGTTCGACTGCCGAGCGCATGAACCCCTACACCTCCTTCTGGTCGGGGGTCACCGAGGGGGACGGCCCGCAGGAATTCCACCTCGTGCTGCTCGACAATGGAAGGACCGACGTTCTCGCCGACGACGTGGGACGGCAGACGCTGCGCTGCATTCGCTGCTCCGCGTGCCTCAACGTCTGCCCCGTCTACGAACGGACGGGCGGGCACGCGTACGGCAGCGTCTACCCGGGCCCGATCGGCGCGATCCTGACGCCGCAACTGCTGCACCTGGAGGACAAGAACGCGAACACCTTGCCGTGGGCGAGCAGTTTGTGCGGCGCGTGCTACGACGCGTGCCCCGTGAAGATCAACATTCCCGAGGTGCTGCTGTACCTGCGCGGCAAGATCAACGAGGCCAAGCCCTTGAGCGCCGAGGCGGTCGCCTTCAAGACGGTGGCTTGGGTGATGGCGGAACCGCATCGATTCGAGGGCGCTCTCAAGCTGGCCAGAACCGGCCAGGGACCGCTGGTGAAGGACGGGGCCATTCACGCCTTGCCGGGCTTGCTGAGCGGGTGGACGGACGCTCGTGACTTGCCCGCCTTTCCGAAGCAGTCGTTTCGCGAGTGGTGGAGGGCGAGCCGTGAGCGCTGA